The genome window TGAATAATTAAACAACAAGACACAAAACTACACATATATAtttaacactccccctcaagctggagcatataaaTCATATGCACCAAGCTTGGAACATATATAGACTGAATCCTAGTTCCTCTTACGGACttagttaaaatatttgttgGCTGATCATTAGAATTAATGAACTCAGTGACAATCTCTTTGGACAATAGTTTCTCCCGAATGAAATGATAATCAATCTCTACGTGCTTAGTCCTCTCATGGAAGACTGGGTTTGAAGCAATGTGAAGAGCAGTTTGATTATCATAGTATAACTTCATTTGCACCACTTCACAAAATCTCAATTCTTGGAGAAATTGTTTAATCCACATATGTTCACATGTAACCATAGCTATAGATCGATATTCAGCCTCTGCACTGGATTGAGCAACAACAATTTGTTTCTTGCTTTTCCAAGAAACAATATTCCCTCCAATGAAGACACAATATCCTAATATAGATCTCCTATCCATGGGGCAACCAGCCCACtctgcatcacaatacccaGATACTTGTGTGTTACCCTTTCTTCATACAACAATCCTTGTCCAGGAGCTCTCTTCACATATCTAAGAATACGCATAACAGCATTCCAATGATCAACATGAGAATTTTGCATAAATTGACTAACCACTTCAACAGCAAAGGAAATATCAGGTCTTGTAATGGTGAGATAAATGAGTTTTTCCACAAGTCTCCTATATCTCTCGGGGTCAGGATAAACTTCACTCTGATATGTCATGAGCTTCAGATTTGGATCCATAGGACTATCAACAGGTCTACAATTTTGCATGTCTGTTTCTTTCAGAATATCAAGAGCATACTTCCTTTGAGAGATCACAATACCATCTCCTGATTGAGCTACCTCAATACCAAGAAAATACTTCAGATATCCCGGGTCTTTGGTCTGAAAATGACTGTATAAGTGCTTTTTTAGTTGGACAATCTTAGTAGCATCATTCCCTGTAAtcactatatcatcaacatagaccCATTAGATAAACACACTTTCCAGGAGAtgtatgacaataaaaaatagaatgatcgGTTTCACTTTGTTTCAGCCCAAAAAGTTGAACAATATGACTAAATTTACCAAACCAAATTCGAGaagattgcttcaacccatAGAGAAATCGATGTAGCTTACACACAAGACCATACTCCCCCTGAGCaacaaacccaggaggttgttccATATAAATTTCCTCCTCAAGGTCACCATGAAGGAAGACATTTTTAATGTTAAACTGATGGAGGGGCCAATGACGCATGGCAGCCATAGCAACAAGAAATAGACGAACGGTGGTGATTTTAGCTAAAGGAGAAAAAGTATCACAATAATCAAGGCCAAATATCTGATTGTAGCCTTTAGCTACTAATCGAGCCTTAAGCCAATCAACCTCACCATTGGGCCCAATTTTAACAGTATAGACCCATCTACAACCCACAGTTTTCTTGCTAGGAGGAAGAGGAACAAGTTCCCAAGTACCATTATTTTCAAGAGCCTGCATTTCATCAATCATAGCTTGTCACCATCCAGGATGATTAAGTGCCTCATGAATATTAGAAGGAACAGTGAGCGAAGATAATgagaaaacaaaggaagaaTATGAAGGAGACAAACGATGATAACTCAAGAAGTTATAAATAGGATAAGGATTACGAGTAGACCGAATACCTTTCTTGATGGAAATGGGTCAATCTGAATCAAAGTGATgagaagaagtggaagaagaaggaTCCATGGTTTGAGGATTTGTTGGAGGAGGATGAGGATCATGAGGAGAAAATTCAGGCACTGTAGAACCAACTTGTCGTGTCCTACGTTGATATGTAATAAGAAGTGGAGGAGCAACTTCAGTTGAATTTGGTGGAGAAGATGGGACTTCACTAACATTTTGATCGGAGTTACCTAGTGGACAAGGAGAAGGAATTGGAAGTATTTGCTGGAGAGAAGAAGGATGGTCCATGGAAGGAGAGAAGAAGGGTGTGTCTTCAAAGAAGGTTGCATCCGCAGACATATAGTATCGTCTTGTGGTTGGAGAATAGCACTTGTAACCCTTTTGAAGACGAGAATAACCCAAAAAGACACATTTGATAGCCTTAGTAGAAAGTTTGTCTAACCAGGAGAGAGATCATGGACAAAACAAGTACAACCAAACACTTTAGGAGAAACATGAAATAACGGATCATGAGGAAAAACAATTGAGAGAGGGATTTGGTTTTCAAGGGAAGAAGAAGGCATCCTGTTAATCAAGAAACAAGCAGTAAGCACTACATCTCCCCAATGGTGTGTAGGAAAATTGGAGTTTAACATTAAGGAACGTGCAGTTTCAAGAAGATGACGATTCTTCCTTTTTGCtataccattttgttgtggtgtatgaGGACATGTGGACTGATGTAAAATACCttttgaagataaaaaagatgATAGATCATGAGAGAAATACTCTTTAGCATTATCACTTCTGAAAATCTTAATAGTTtttccaaattgattctcaatcTCATTAAAGAAAGACATAAATATAGGCAAAAGTTCAGATctgtctttcattaaataaacccaagtacatctggagaattcatcaataaaggttacaaaatatcaaaaaccaaaagatgtaacacgacttggtccccaaatatcaaaatgaaTGGTAGAAAAAATCGAGTTATATCTTTGTACAATTTGAGGAAATAATGACCTAACATGTTTTTCTAATTGACAAGACTCACATTCTAAGATTCGAAGATTCTTAAGACTAGGAAccatcattttcaattttggtaGACTTGGGTGACCCAGACGATCATGCAAAAGTTTGGGTTTTGAAGTTGCAAAATAGGACACAGGAAAACTGGATTCTAAGTAGTAAAATCCTCGTGATTCACATCCTTCTCCAATCAGTCGACCCGTGTTATGTTCCtaaataacaaaagaattagCAGTAAATGTTATTGAGCAATTTAATGAACGAGTCAACTGACTTAATGAAATTAGATTATAAGGACATTgaggaataaataaaatagaattcaaCTTTAATGAGGGAGATAAAGAGACTTGACCACTTCCTTGAGATGCAACTTTGGAACCATTAGCTACAGTAGAAGGTGAGGATTTTTTGGGAAAGAAATGGATGAAAAAAAAGACTTGATACCAGAGATATGATCAGAGGCACCTGAATCAAATATCCAAGGACTAGGACCTTCAATAGATTGGGAGATACATGCTGTTGAAAAACATGGTACAGAGGAAGATTGTGCTTGGTTGCTGGATTTCTCAGATTTGAGCTTCAAATACTCTTGGTACTCCTCATCAGAGAATCTAGACTCTGATTACTCTGACTTAGACATCTGTGCTACTTTGTCAGGAAAACCATGTAAAGAGTGACAGTTTTCTTGAGTGTGACCCATCCTATTGCAATGGGTGCATTGAGGATGTCCACCTCTTCCACTACGGCCTCCTCTATTGTTACGGCCTCCTCCTCTCCCACAAGGTGTAATCATGGCTGATGTTTCCACAACATCAACAggattttcatctttcaatacATGAGGCACAGAAGAAGTCTAGTGATGAGAGAGTCCATTGACGAAACTTGGTCTCCAGCAAGAACTTGATTACGCACATGATCAAAATCTGGGTATAGGCTCCTCAAGATAATAACCATGTAAAACTTGTTCAGCTTCTTATTCACTTCCTCCATCGAATCAGCCACAAGAAACCTTTTCAGCTCTTCCACTGCGGCTCGAGCTTTATCTATGTGTGCAATCATGTCATGGCTGGTTTGCTTGAAAGTTGTAACTTTCATGGTTGCATCAAACAGGCTTTGAATATCATTGGCAAAAATCTCTTGGGCCTTCTTCCAAAAAGAACAACATGTTTTGAATGATCTAAGGATTTCCAAAACATCTGACTCAACCGATTGCCATAGCACAGCACAAAGTTGAAAATCAAGCTTTTCCCACTCAGATTTCTTGTCGTTTGGGACAGCACCGACTCCCTTTTCCAAGTGGTCATGGTACCCTTGGCCATGAAACCACAACTCCACTGAAGCAGACCAAGACAAATAGTTTTTTCAGTTGAGTTTTGCAGTAGTGATGGTGGGAGTCCCAAAGAAGGAGAAAACAGAACCAGAAGAAGCCATTTTTTACCAAAAGAAAGAAACCCTAACGGAGTAGAAGAGGATGCACGAGTTGACGAGCAAACACTAAAACAGGAGCTGAAATGTGCCCAGAAGAACACGACGCAGCATTTGAGACTGGTCCGGCGAGCTTCCGGTGGCCGGAAGGCGGCGTGTGGTCTTCACGCGCTGGAATGGGCGCAAGCTGGTGGCGGCGTGTGGTCTTCACGCGCTGGAATGGGCGCAAGCTGGTGGCGGCGCGTGGCTGGGAATCTGGCCACGCGACTTGCAGGGGTGAGTCGTGCTCCTCGAGGCGCACTCAACCTTTGGTTCGCCAGGAAAAATGGCGGCCGGGACAGCGACGGACGGTGGCCGGCGACGACAGACGGTGATCAAAATGGTtacccgctctgataccaagtTGAAGTTTGAATGTGAGAGAAATTGTTACTCATAGACAACTTACTTTATTACTttcaaataacatatatataggaTACAAAAAGGAGGAGAGAGGCAGCTGATTACATTGACCTAACACTGCTGTCCTCTAAATAAAGCTGAATAATTAAACAACAATACACAAaactacaaatatatatttaacagAGTGTACACAAATCAGTGTGTGTATGTGTCCAAGTTTTATTTTCCAATGCATGCATGCTTTGCCATAACTCTAAATTGAAGATCCTGTCCCCTTATTCTTTAGTGCTTAGATTGTTAATATAGATggtttttattcaagttatgtTAACACTGTTTATCAAAGAACTTTTATGTAGTCAGCATGAAACTCAAACATAAAAGAACATTTAAAAAGAAAGTGAcgtaaaaacaataaaagtcAGTGAGTATAACCTGCTCAAAATTTTTTCGACGACCAAGGTCATAACGCCATTTTGGAGTAGTTTTCTTCTCATATGCCTGCTCACAAGGAACAAAATTTGATAAGCTCCCACTTAACCTAAGTCATACCACAATGAAAGCACATGAAAGTATCATGTAGAAGAATACAAAGTATTTACATTTGCACTAGAGGGTACAGTTTATGTATCATAAAATATTCATCAATCCAAATGCAACAAAATACTCTCATTCAACTAGGAGCAGAACAATTTCTTCAGGTGAAAATCAAAAGGTATTCACGATTCAATTCCCAAATCAAAGGAACAAAcaagtaacacaagtttctCTAGCTTATTTTTATGCAGAAGTTTACCTCAATAGTGGTTGTATTAGCAGCCACCAAAGATATGTGCATGATGAGAAATCCTAAGACGCTCAGTGCAAAGGCTAGGTTTAAAACTGCAGGTAATCCAACACTGTTATAGAAATTTGCAGATGGAACCAACAGCTAGAACCATGTTCTGAGACCCTACCAAAAGCAAGAAAAGTTGTAGCAAGAGAGCCAGGTGTTCCAGGAATTTCTCCATCGCTAAAGAATGTTATGAAATGTGGCAGCAAGGATGCAGTCACTAGAGTCGTCTCAAGAAAAGTGTAGAACTGCACTAAGATTTAATCAAATCATATTAGAAAAGGTAAGGGATTTACAATTTACAATTATCAATGTTATAGTAACAGGAAAAATATGAAGTCTTACTATATGTCAAATCATATACTTCATACTAACATATTGGTAAAATAATCACAGCTATAACatctttattttggtttaacTAGAGATATCTGGGGCTTCTTATTTGGCACCCAACCAATCCTCTCCCATGGGGTCGGCCCATTTTGGGATAAAGTGGTTCCTCTAATTGTGACTCCCAAGTGCCGAACCACTTTTGGTAGCTATAACAtcttttaaaagtataaatgccaaaagaaaaaaaatactgattAGTTAGTTAGCCTTAACACAAGTCACTTGGAAAACCCAAGAACATAATGCTATGACCTAGAATGAAATTCATATTAATCTGTTCTCtgggattaaaatttaaaaataaaaataaaaactgttcTTTGCTGCTTTAGGCAGAAGAAGCCATCTTTCTTTCAACTCCTAAAACTTGTCAAAGGTAATATCATCCATTATGGCACCCAAGGTGACAAATCAAAAGCAATGaaacaaatatcataattagGGTTACATTAGGTCCCTAAAGAAAGTTTCTGACTAGCTGTATGGACTATGGACTTCAACAGCAAGATCATAAAACTGCCACTCCTGGTGGCTCAATTATTCTAACAGCATAGCTTAGCCCAAGTCATGAAACATGACAATTGTCAACAACAATCTCTTTTTAAGCTTACCCACTCAGCGTTGTCATAAATAAGTCCCACTTGCAATCCAACACTATTAGTATAACACCATTGCATATGAATATCACTAGGATAGTCCAAAATAAGAGCACCCAtccaattcaaaattcaaaaggaaAGTATGATCTGCAATTCAAAATTCAGTAGCATGGCTAATTGGCTATAAATAAGTACACTGCATACtacagaaaaggaaattttaaatCAGGGTAGAAGTAATTTAGTAtgtgtatgatttttattttctaacttaaaaataattgaacccAGAGAGTAAAATAGTGTACATCACAAGATTATTAGCACAGCTCAATCAGAGACATCAAATAGAATCATTGTAAGTCAGAAATAATACAATTCACATGATTAATAACTAGATAATAAAACAACAACTTCAGCTAAGGTGTACATAccaagaaaagaaggaaacatTTGTAATTTAGAGCCCCAACACAGTTGACTACCCACACACAATGGTGGTCCATCTTCAAAACACAGCGCCCACCTGGTGTAAagccaaaaataacataaaacttACGCTGGCTTAATCTCAACATGGCAATactacaaaaatagaaacttctGTGTGCGACAAAACTCACAAACTGAACAATGATGGCATCGAGGCGGCTTGAGTTGATTGCATTTCCGACAGTACCGAACCCGTTGATTGGGATCAGACAGCACATTACTAAACTCTGTCCCAACCAACGGATCAGCCTCTCCTCTTTCCTCATCAATCATAGGCTTCCAGTTTGGAGGGACACTGCCCGGATCGGTAAAAACAACAGAGAAGTAACTCCACAACAGCATAACCAACTGCAAAATCAAGAGAAAATTCCAAATTACAATACCACTCCACTCACACACCAAAAAACCACACCTCATCAATCCATCAAACCAACTATATAACTTTAAACCACGCTCCAGCATCCGACAAAAGGCTGAAGTCAAAATGAATTCCTACATACACATTTCGAACACCAAGCTCAAATGTTTCTCAGAAAACTCACTCTTCAGTATCATCATTAATGCATCACACTCTAGCTCATCACATAAACCAAAAAACGGATCATGATCCCCAACTATTAACTAACAACTATTTGCAGCTACTTTTAATTAACAAGCTAAAGTCAAACAAATTGATAAGCATCTTTCCTTCTTACACTGAATTTCctataaaacaaatcaaaaaacTCAAAGAACctcaaaaatcacaaaattcaagataaaaaaaaaacagctctAGAAGCTCACCAAGCTATGAAACAAAATCAACACTGCCAAGGCAACAAGAGAATCAAGTCCCCCAGCATACAAAGCAGGGCCATAATTGGTCAAAACAACAGCATAGTAAGTGACACCAACGACCCCAAGAACCAACAGAATCATGATCGAGCCCAATCCACGCAGAGCAGTGCAGAACTTGAACACGTTCCACGCCATCGTAGCTCCAGATCTATGCATACTCAACAGACCCACCACGATTCAGCCCCAAAGCTCGTTACTTTTCCTCCTTCACGGTGACCCCACAAACGAAACGAGACCCAATGTTCTGAAAAATCATCAATGTCCTCGAGGGAACAACATGGCCATGCTCCGACACGACAACCTCGGAGCGGGAAAAAAGTGTTTTCTTGGCGTCGTGCGGTTCTTGCTTGGTCTGTGGGTTCGGTGAATCTAGGGTTTATGGAGAAAATTGGGTTGGAAAAGGGGGATTTTGATTTATGGGTGcagtagaagaagaaggaacTGAAACACAGCACCCAGAGGGATGAAAATgctggttttattttttttctatattttattttatcttaattttttgtttttatgttagCTTGCTTTGTTTTTCTTCTAAGCAATagtaaattagaaatattttacttttaaaaataacaaaatctaAAACAAGAATTGAGACAAGATTTTGAAAATTGGGTAAGGTGTGATTTTGGCTAATATGGTTGTAACAGTAGTCAGTGTTGGAGgggttttttttggataaattgtTGGTGGAGGTTCTTTTGGATAAATTATtggtttgtttcttattttaataattacgACTATTATTAGTTTACGACCTAATCAAATGATCGGTTCGTTGTTTAAGCGGTGTTTTCATACAAcattttagttaatttgtaattttttagtagttgaaaaatttgtttaagtgtttgattaaaaaaaattgataacttCTAATATTTTCTGAAATGTTATCTgaaataatattctaaaatattaatttttatcttctattttttatattttttttgaatatttattagatttattttttatttaaggtgaaaatttatgtttagttatataattttatatttttctgctACTTCAatacataattaataattatttattaagatattttttaagtttttagataattttttactatCAACTAACTTTTTTagttctaaattaattttttaattttcaattaatttttttaatcttttttatttaaaataaaattttatgtttatttatataattttatatagataattaattttatcaaactcttttaatttattaggataatttttttaaattttcaaatgattttttattattatctaattttttagctttcaattagttttttagATTAGAGTTAgtctttcaactaattttatcaaaatattgtTGTTGATTGATACcattattagtaattaataataatgggTGATGGAATATCTATATCCAACAGCTGTATTATTTTTGGTCAAATATCTAGAAGGTGAGAAATAGGACTTGACAGATTCAAATTATCAGAGTGAATTCTTCCAAGCAGAATGGAAAAGGATGGACATTGGATGGTGGGTGggcgtataattttttttatgaactaaCGTTGGAGTAGTTAACAAGTCTttccctttcaaaaaaaaaaaaaaaaactaataagtctttcttgtattaaattttgaaaattgtgaATCAAGATGAAATCAAATAGAATAGGCACATCACACACTTCATTCGAGCATAAATTActtgaattattaaattttataaaaaaaaggataaattattttttaaatgagtgctactttataaaatattattaattattattttaaaaacttagtTGGTTTTAAACATGtatttaaagagattgaatagtttaattatttatcaaactaAAAGACTTGGTTTCAAACTcgattatattaatttaattgttaattttgcataaaaataatattaaatcatttcttaaatttaaaatattgagtgtgtttggaagaaaaaaaacttcattaagCACctctattgaatttttttactttgtaagttcttatatataagttgttttataataaaaaagaatagagctaaattacttttatttaagTTGTAACTTATATTCATAAAGagttttattgaaaaaacaacttatgaacactatgttatttttataaattctcTCATACacttatacaaatattttattataagaaaagtttaaataagttataaatAAGTTCTTCCAAatggtttattttattaaaagattgtTTCTTTGGTAGATTGCTACTAGATAATGGTTGAACATAGTTGAATGTGTCTagacaaatatatattatgagAAACTCTAACATGAAATTTAATATGAATTCTAACATAGTAGCAAAATTTTgggaataaaatattataaatgattGGGAGAAAAActctaatatttatatttgagaGTGAGAATGATGGTTGTTATTCCCTAATCACCACATCTCGACATGAAAAGTGGGGAAACTTGGATATTTGATGAAAGTTTAACCTTCGAATAATGATAGGGTTGATCTTGGTGTCCCCATAATACTTGTTATGACAAGGCCCATGGTTATATTATAGGTAGAATAGTTTGATGATTTTAAGGAGGCATTGGGAATTATTATTTACACCATCGTGGGTGCCTTTTAACAGTGTTTTGAAAATGTCCTTTCGAtagaaacacattatttttgGTGTAAAGTACATaatgaaattatgtttttattgtgTAAGTTTTTTCAAAcctaaataacataataaaattatgattacgttgtgtatttttttgtcCCCAAATAACATAACTGGATCATGTTTATATTGTGTACTTTTTTGTCTCCAAATAATACAATGAAATTATGATTTcacggtttatttttttgttcccaaacaacacaataaaatcatattttcgtTGTCTTATGTGGGAGTgacaaaatacataacaaaaacaTTATTCTATTGTGTATTTTGTCAATCGAATCATATAACTTTTTTGGGGTGTAAGATGGAGAAGTGAGAAAGGAAGGGAAAATGATTGGAGGTATTGGACAACTCTAAAggataaaataatcatttgctAAGGTTTGATAGTGTTAATAGTAATTTTGATAATGTTAATAACAATGTCTTGCATCTTACAATATTGAAATGTGTGTTCATGTAAGGAGTTTGGTAGGTCCAAAACCTTGGTTAAGGATTAAGTTGTCTTAATGattcttaataaatttatacattCTACTCATTAAAAGGGTGTTCCCTTTTATTgttgagtgttgctaggtgcacccagcattcttTAAAAATGGTAAAACTACCCCTGGCTTCTTTCTCACTTTGaaagctgttttttttttcttcttaaaaagcACAACATCCATTTTTGTGCACTTTCGTTGTTCTCGCTTTTCTCTCTTCGGTGCCGTATTTTCTTCGGTTCCTCGGCAACGGTTAGGTGCAGCGAAGGTGAAGGTAGCGGTGTTCAGTGTTGCGGCGGCCGTCGACGACATACGAGGTACGCATTTGTGTTGGGTGTGGTTTCTGAAGGAATACAATGCCAATAGTTGTATGACcatcaaatatatatacaatgcaagaagtgcattttgttcttccataggaggaagtgatactgaaatgcagcatctcatgaagcttcttgaacgggatcagtatattcattggcacagaataaaggatgaagacgtggttcgtgatatcttttggtgtcaccctaatgcagtgaagttagtcaacgcatgtaatttggtgtttttgataaACAACATCTACAAAATAAACAAGTACAAACTCTcactgtaacgacccgcctcgtcgctacgatatcaccgcTATAACCTCgagaattttaattattaaatgaaaactcccttAATTGGCTTATGAAAAatacaagtaatttttttcGTCTCgacatacattcaccaaacaacacaCCATTACTtaggagaatatatatatatatatatatatatatatatatatgaatagtaaccggtacacgtcatacacataatgcaaattaaacttgttcattcatataattaaattcgtgatttacatctttaattcaacaaaagaatcatgaaatcaactatggaggagttgattaacaaaacacaactatctcccaaaataatcccaacgtcatcgCGTCGACTCGGCGGCTCCACAACAGAATCTCACTTCCTGCACTCTActactgtcattctgctcccacgaacaaggttcgcaatcatcacaggtatcaaccacacgatacaaaattgcaagggtgaattcattataaaaagaactaatactaaattcaaataaccataattagtaagaaaacatagACAAATATCATGAacttacacaacattcattcATCAACACACACACTCAACGAATATTCATCATCCATACATAGTTTCAATCAATTATGTtcaaaatgatgcatgcacctgacctcaactctcagatgcaatgtcgtaccatccccaaggaaatagcctaagcgtgtccacgcGACATTCTTACTTAGGAAAACTATGCAGTAAGTGTTGAGGCCACCCTGTCGTGCACAGGCAACtctcccctccccccccccccccacggtGATCAgtctgagtctcaagggagttccaaaccgagtggcacaccccctagtacaagtattcctcctcacaaggaactacaagtacttactagcaaagtttatactatttccatgcaatatgaagtatgaaacatgggttCCATCAATACACTGACCGTGGATGATTAAAGATTCCAAGTCAttcccctccagagatgcttagaACTCTTTAACCGTTGCATTTCCCCCACcaaggatatccaacaaggtcactgcaccctccatgtacata of Glycine soja cultivar W05 chromosome 1, ASM419377v2, whole genome shotgun sequence contains these proteins:
- the LOC114417503 gene encoding probable protein S-acyltransferase 14 isoform X1, which translates into the protein MHRSGATMAWNVFKFCTALRGLGSIMILLVLGVVGVTYYAVVLTNYGPALYAGGLDSLVALAVLILFHSLLVMLLWSYFSVVFTDPGSVPPNWKPMIDEERGEADPLVGTEFSNVLSDPNQRVRYCRKCNQLKPPRCHHCSVCGRCVLKMDHHCVWVVNCVGALNYKCFLLFLFYTFLETTLVTASLLPHFITFFSDGEIPGTPGSLATTFLAFVLNLAFALSVLGFLIMHISLVAANTTTIEAYEKKTTPKWRYDLGRRKNFEQEHNTGRLIGEGCESRGFYYLESSFPVSYFATSKPKLLHDRLGHPSLPKLKMMVPSLKNLRILECESCQLEKHVRSLFPQIVQRYNSIFSTIHFDIWGPSRVTSFGF
- the LOC114417503 gene encoding probable protein S-acyltransferase 14 isoform X3 produces the protein MHRSGATMAWNVFKFCTALRGLGSIMILLVLGVVGVTYYAVVLTNYGPALYAGGLDSLVALAVLILFHSLLVMLLWSYFSVVFTDPGSVPPNWKPMIDEERGEADPLVGTEFSNVLSDPNQRVRYCRKCNQLKPPRCHHCSVCGRCVLKMDHHCVWVVNCVGALNYKCFLLFLFYTFLETTLVTASLLPHFITFFSDGEIPGTPGSLATTFLAFVLNLAFALSVLGFLIMHISLVAANTTTIEAYEKKTTPKWRYDLGRRKNFEQSG
- the LOC114417503 gene encoding probable protein S-acyltransferase 14 isoform X2 codes for the protein MHRSGATMAWNVFKFCTALRGLGSIMILLVLGVVGVTYYAVVLTNYGPALYAGGLDSLVALAVLILFHSLLVMLLWSYFSVVFTDPGSVPPNWKPMIDEERGEADPLVGTEFSNVLSDPNQRVRYCRKCNQLKPPRCHHCSVCGRCVLKMDHHCVWVVNCVGALNYKCFLLFLFYTFLETTLVTASLLPHFITFFSDGEIPGTPGSLATTFLAFVLNLAFALSVLGFLIMHISLVAANTTTIEAYEKKTTPKWRYDLGRRKNFEQVFGMDKKYWFIPAYSDEDIRKMPALQGLDYPSKPDFDSQ